One Ricinus communis isolate WT05 ecotype wild-type chromosome 7, ASM1957865v1, whole genome shotgun sequence genomic region harbors:
- the LOC8259697 gene encoding transcription factor IBH1, with amino-acid sequence MNHPHQCSLNPNSLKSRFTKGFLRSLLKINRQRVRNNIPSCSSPGEFFERCHRVKTAADKSLAFAVGRRRAWSRAMLFKIRNRARRRRRQHCVLVKRINHHQAKKIICLKKEQINDEEAGFDQASKLRKLVPGSEGMDLCSLLDEAAHYIECLNTQVQVMRSIADLCST; translated from the coding sequence ATGAATCATCCTCACCAgtgttctttaaaccctaattcCTTAAAATCTAGGTTTACTAAAGGGTTCCTGCGATCGTTGCTTAAAATCAACAGGCAAAGAGTTCGTAATAACATTCCAAGTTGTTCTAGTCCTGGAGAGTTCTTTGAAAGATGCCATAGGGTTAAGACTGCTGCAGATAAATCCCTAGCTTTTGCTGTTGGGAGGAGGAGAGCTTGGAGTAGGGCAATGCTTTTCAAGATTCGAAACCGAGCACGAAGAAGGCGGCGGCAACACTGTGTTTTAGTTAAAAGAATCAACCATCATCAAGCCAAGAAAATTATTTGcttaaagaaagaacaaatcAATGATGAAGAAGCTGGTTTTGATCAAGCTAGCAAGCTAAGAAAGCTAGTTCCTGGCAGTGAAGGTATGGATTTGTGCAGTTTATTGGATGAGGCTGCACATTACATTGAGTGCCTTAATACTCAAGTACAGGTGATGAGAAGTATTGCTGATCTATGCTCTACTTAA